A stretch of Rubinisphaera margarita DNA encodes these proteins:
- the sigJ gene encoding RNA polymerase sigma factor SigJ, with product MIDQAASLMAMQSRLMSIAYRMLGSVVEAEDVVQDAYLKLQSTDGVRSPEGFLVRVTTRLCIDRLRSARRREKYIGPWVPEPIETLPQPDRPELSESLSLAFLLLLERLSPDERAAFLLRTVFDYDYAAIAAMLERNEASVRKLVSRARERLQLEQRRYHPSREEASELAERFLKACRSGDVGLIEQLLSDDAEVHSDGGGKVSAARVVVSGRHRAARFMAGVFKKRLRYCDFRRTLVNGQPGYEFVFEGDSLHVASVEGSDRIEKVLMVLNPEKLTRWTTCSVD from the coding sequence ATGATTGATCAAGCAGCGAGTCTGATGGCGATGCAATCGCGGCTGATGTCCATTGCCTATCGGATGCTGGGGAGTGTGGTTGAAGCCGAGGATGTCGTGCAGGATGCCTATCTGAAACTGCAGTCCACAGACGGGGTGCGGTCTCCGGAAGGATTTCTCGTGCGGGTCACGACACGACTCTGCATCGATCGGCTGCGGTCCGCACGGCGCCGGGAAAAGTACATCGGTCCCTGGGTGCCGGAACCGATCGAGACGTTGCCGCAGCCGGACCGCCCCGAGTTGTCCGAATCGCTGTCGCTGGCGTTTCTACTATTATTGGAGCGGCTCTCTCCGGACGAGCGCGCGGCGTTTCTATTGCGAACGGTGTTCGATTACGACTACGCCGCGATTGCTGCCATGCTGGAGCGGAACGAGGCCAGCGTTCGGAAGCTGGTCAGCAGAGCGCGGGAACGTCTGCAGTTGGAGCAACGGAGATATCACCCGTCCCGGGAAGAGGCTTCCGAACTGGCCGAGCGCTTTCTGAAGGCGTGCCGATCCGGAGATGTCGGACTGATCGAGCAACTGCTGAGTGATGACGCCGAAGTCCACTCCGATGGAGGCGGGAAAGTCTCTGCGGCTCGCGTGGTCGTCTCTGGTCGACACCGTGCTGCCCGATTCATGGCGGGCGTCTTCAAGAAGCGGCTGCGGTATTGCGATTTCCGTCGCACGCTGGTCAACGGCCAGCCGGGCTATGAGTTCGTTTTCGAAGGCGATTCGCTGCACGTGGCTTCCGTAGAAGGAAGCGATCGCATCGAGAAGGTGCTGATGGTGCTCAATCCCGAGAAGCTGACCCGCTGGACCACCTGCTCGGTCGATTGA
- a CDS encoding BON domain-containing protein has product MIKPRPLLFLSCIVAALCLATGEASAQTFQGGGGQSAGATSRQATGGQTAGPQTGATAGNRGGQTGQGAAAEGLMLEAGTSASIDRAFPEGFVGRTDNPDRFIGNNQAGPAVLNQQPPTYDQRNGSQVQGGQPSRTSTVRPRIRLGFDVSPTGTLSARNSLTPVQPLTSRLSRESGFSGVRIERNPSGVLTLTGVVSSERERKLAEAFVRLEPGVRSINNEILVVPR; this is encoded by the coding sequence ATGATAAAACCCCGCCCGCTCCTGTTTCTGTCGTGCATTGTTGCGGCTCTCTGTCTTGCTACGGGCGAAGCGTCTGCGCAGACCTTTCAAGGCGGCGGCGGACAAAGTGCGGGGGCGACGTCCCGTCAGGCGACTGGCGGTCAGACAGCGGGGCCTCAGACCGGAGCGACTGCCGGGAACCGCGGCGGACAAACCGGTCAGGGAGCCGCCGCTGAAGGGCTGATGCTTGAAGCTGGTACCTCGGCCAGTATCGATCGCGCGTTTCCGGAAGGCTTCGTGGGACGCACGGACAACCCCGATCGTTTCATCGGCAACAATCAGGCCGGTCCGGCCGTGTTGAATCAACAGCCTCCGACGTACGATCAGCGAAACGGAAGTCAGGTCCAGGGAGGCCAGCCGAGTCGAACGAGCACCGTTCGTCCGCGTATCCGCCTCGGATTCGATGTCAGCCCAACCGGTACCCTGTCGGCTCGTAATTCGCTGACTCCCGTCCAGCCGCTGACGAGCCGACTCTCGCGCGAATCCGGCTTCTCAGGTGTGCGAATCGAGCGGAACCCTTCCGGCGTGCTCACGCTGACCGGAGTCGTTAGCTCCGAACGCGAACGCAAACTTGCCGAAGCGTTCGTCCGGCTCGAACCCGGTGTCCGCAGCATCAACAACGAAATCCTCGTCGTGCCCCGCTAG
- a CDS encoding secretin N-terminal domain-containing protein, producing the protein MRHLLVLALAMPLAFTPSFVLFAADKAKETENVQPEVHLRFVARTWDDVLAEVAAETGQTLVMPKVPRGRLTRYDRETHAPDEAIRILNHELENTGFRIMSRQNYLIVLEDDRFRPHYPATVLEESETKSERTIPEKTLDAVRRRVETAQSEIQQAAYAEEPPAPARQEALAIEPKFLNATALAKKVYEIYGEHAELIDKGPLNLPAFRVNVPVADGAPPLSFVVGIDQQNNQLILVADEQHRAQLTKVFEVLDQAAENRINGQTKDDAGIVFAPPEIHGATTKQLPQVLAQMQSDNAEAGSPAAPPQSAQPLPPEQQRQPVGPQDDLTSVLDRIRGDVSIEAITDLGLLIIRGNQNDIDGVMQIVEAIETMSAGTTPELHLRYLEHVNSESLAALLNSVYESVQTIDQRASRQNRRVNVTALVQPNAVLVVAPTSDLEAVKQLIDELDQPVDVSQQVYVFHLKNATAADAATTIETFYAERGGLGTTLRITADTRTNTLIIQASPRDIVEIRKVIHDLDKDVSHAISRLQLFPLKNAVAEELAAFINTAISEALNPTLGTQQNFQQGAQSQPKSFVLEFLAGSGTQTELIRSGILSDIRISPDPRSNSLIVIAPERSLPLVDALINALDQPSEAVAEVKVFTLTHADAAASLELLQELFNEATAESPIGSNLAGTADTGSSLLPLRFSVDVRSNSILAIGGSDALTIVEAILLRLDNAAPKKRINQVIELRNVPVTEAAEAINLFLESQRELASIDPALISSVELQEREVIVVPEPLSNNLLISATPEYFGEIINLIEQLDCEPAQVIIQAMLVEVELDNLDEFGVELGFQDSILFDRSIIENILTVDETTTSPNGVQTTTQRIVSQEGSPGFLFNNPSLYPNLGNNVGPASGPSNVGGQGLSNFGVGRVNGDLGFGGLVLSASSESVSVLIRALSQQRNVNILSRPQIRTVDQQLAQIQVGQEVPIVNGVTITTTGLANPNVEYDEAGIILSVTPRVKPDGQIVMEVIAERSAYQSGGVPIFTDAATGNTITSPIKNISVARATVGVGDGQTIVLGGMITKTEDIIIRKVPWLGDLPIIGRAFRFDSESNIRTELLIFLTPRIIHNDQTNEMIKEVEAGRIHFFREEFEDLHGPIFGVPVTSNPMIDPAHPPMTHTLPPGEQPELTPMPRPMEQDDHRKPPGSEYDFNDESQIPTTRVDPEKLQPTNGQAQQVKRKSGIPWKK; encoded by the coding sequence CGATGCCTCTGGCATTTACGCCTTCGTTCGTGCTCTTTGCCGCCGACAAAGCCAAAGAAACCGAGAACGTCCAACCCGAAGTTCACCTCCGATTTGTCGCCCGCACCTGGGATGACGTTCTTGCGGAAGTTGCTGCGGAAACTGGGCAGACACTCGTGATGCCGAAAGTTCCGCGAGGCCGCCTGACGCGCTACGATCGCGAAACGCACGCTCCGGACGAAGCCATTCGCATCCTGAATCACGAGCTGGAGAACACTGGCTTTCGAATCATGAGCCGGCAGAACTATCTGATCGTCCTCGAAGACGACCGATTCCGTCCGCACTATCCCGCGACCGTATTGGAAGAATCGGAAACCAAATCCGAGCGGACCATTCCCGAAAAGACCCTCGATGCGGTCCGCCGTCGTGTTGAAACCGCTCAATCCGAGATTCAACAGGCGGCCTACGCCGAAGAACCCCCTGCTCCGGCCAGACAGGAAGCTCTGGCCATTGAGCCGAAGTTCCTCAACGCCACGGCGCTGGCTAAAAAGGTCTACGAAATCTATGGCGAACACGCCGAACTGATCGATAAGGGTCCGCTCAACCTCCCGGCGTTTCGCGTGAACGTGCCTGTCGCCGATGGCGCGCCGCCGCTCAGCTTCGTCGTGGGAATCGATCAGCAGAACAACCAGCTCATTCTCGTCGCCGACGAACAGCATCGTGCCCAACTGACGAAAGTGTTCGAAGTTCTCGATCAGGCCGCGGAGAACCGCATCAATGGCCAGACCAAAGACGATGCCGGGATCGTTTTCGCTCCGCCGGAGATCCATGGCGCCACCACGAAACAGCTGCCGCAGGTGCTGGCTCAGATGCAGTCCGACAATGCCGAAGCCGGATCGCCAGCAGCCCCACCACAGTCGGCCCAGCCCCTGCCTCCCGAACAGCAGAGGCAGCCGGTCGGCCCGCAGGACGATCTGACATCCGTGCTTGATCGCATTCGCGGCGATGTGAGTATTGAAGCGATCACCGACCTCGGTCTGCTGATCATTCGCGGCAACCAGAACGATATCGATGGCGTCATGCAGATCGTTGAGGCGATTGAAACCATGAGTGCCGGCACGACGCCGGAGCTTCATCTGCGTTACCTCGAACATGTCAACAGCGAGAGTCTGGCGGCTCTGCTCAACAGTGTTTACGAGTCGGTGCAAACCATCGATCAACGGGCCAGCCGGCAGAATCGACGGGTCAATGTCACGGCGCTCGTTCAGCCAAACGCGGTACTCGTCGTCGCGCCGACATCCGATCTCGAAGCCGTGAAGCAGCTCATTGATGAACTCGATCAGCCCGTCGATGTCTCCCAGCAGGTTTATGTCTTTCATCTGAAGAACGCCACCGCAGCCGATGCGGCGACCACGATCGAAACGTTCTACGCCGAACGGGGCGGACTTGGCACAACGCTGCGAATTACCGCCGACACTCGAACCAACACGCTCATCATCCAGGCCAGCCCTCGGGACATCGTTGAGATCCGAAAGGTGATTCACGATCTGGACAAGGATGTCTCGCATGCCATTTCACGGCTGCAGCTCTTCCCGTTGAAGAATGCCGTGGCCGAAGAGTTGGCCGCGTTTATCAACACTGCCATTTCGGAGGCACTCAATCCCACTCTGGGAACACAACAGAACTTCCAGCAGGGAGCCCAGTCGCAGCCCAAGAGTTTCGTTCTCGAATTCCTGGCTGGTTCGGGCACACAGACCGAACTCATTCGCTCGGGAATCCTGTCCGATATCCGGATCTCGCCCGATCCGCGAAGCAACAGCCTGATTGTGATCGCTCCCGAGCGATCGTTGCCGCTGGTCGACGCCCTGATCAATGCTCTCGACCAGCCTTCCGAGGCGGTTGCGGAAGTCAAAGTCTTCACACTCACGCATGCCGACGCCGCAGCTTCGCTGGAACTGCTTCAGGAACTCTTCAACGAAGCGACGGCGGAAAGCCCGATCGGCAGCAACCTGGCCGGCACGGCTGATACCGGGAGTTCGCTGTTGCCGCTACGGTTCTCTGTTGATGTTCGCAGCAACAGCATTCTGGCGATTGGCGGCAGCGATGCCCTCACAATTGTCGAAGCGATTCTGCTGCGACTCGATAACGCCGCTCCCAAGAAGCGTATCAATCAAGTCATTGAACTGCGGAACGTTCCGGTCACCGAAGCAGCCGAAGCGATCAATCTGTTTCTGGAATCACAGCGGGAACTGGCCTCGATCGACCCGGCTCTGATCAGTTCGGTCGAACTGCAGGAGCGGGAGGTCATCGTCGTTCCGGAACCCCTCAGCAACAACCTGCTCATCAGCGCCACGCCCGAGTACTTCGGCGAGATCATCAACCTGATCGAACAGCTCGACTGCGAACCGGCTCAGGTGATTATTCAGGCGATGCTCGTAGAAGTGGAACTCGACAACCTGGACGAATTTGGAGTCGAACTCGGTTTTCAGGATTCGATTCTGTTCGACCGCAGCATCATCGAAAATATTCTGACGGTGGATGAGACCACGACGTCTCCGAACGGGGTGCAGACCACGACGCAGCGAATCGTTTCTCAGGAAGGTAGCCCCGGATTCCTGTTCAACAATCCGAGTCTCTACCCGAATCTGGGGAACAATGTCGGACCGGCTTCGGGACCCTCGAATGTCGGCGGTCAGGGTCTGAGCAACTTCGGCGTCGGTCGCGTCAACGGTGACCTTGGATTTGGAGGGCTGGTCCTTTCGGCCAGTTCGGAATCAGTCAGCGTGCTGATCCGCGCCCTCTCCCAGCAGCGAAACGTGAACATTCTGAGCCGCCCGCAGATTCGGACGGTCGATCAGCAGCTGGCTCAGATTCAGGTCGGCCAGGAAGTGCCGATCGTCAACGGCGTGACCATTACCACAACCGGACTGGCGAACCCGAACGTCGAATACGACGAAGCCGGGATCATTCTCTCGGTCACTCCCCGTGTGAAGCCGGACGGTCAGATCGTCATGGAAGTGATCGCCGAACGAAGTGCCTATCAGTCGGGCGGCGTGCCGATCTTTACCGACGCCGCCACCGGGAACACGATCACATCGCCGATCAAGAACATCTCCGTCGCCCGGGCCACAGTCGGCGTCGGTGACGGACAGACGATCGTGCTTGGCGGAATGATCACCAAGACCGAGGATATTATTATTCGGAAAGTGCCCTGGCTGGGCGACCTGCCAATCATCGGCCGGGCCTTCCGGTTCGACTCCGAATCGAATATCCGCACGGAACTGCTGATCTTCCTGACGCCGCGGATTATCCACAACGATCAAACCAACGAGATGATCAAGGAAGTCGAAGCGGGTCGAATTCACTTCTTCCGCGAAGAGTTCGAAGATCTCCATGGACCGATCTTTGGCGTCCCGGTGACGAGCAATCCGATGATCGATCCTGCTCATCCTCCGATGACGCACACCCTGCCTCCCGGTGAGCAACCGGAGCTGACTCCGATGCCGCGGCCGATGGAGCAAGACGACCACCGGAAACCCCCGGGATCAGAGTACGACTTCAACGACGAAAGTCAGATTCCGACCACCCGGGTTGACCCTGAGAAACTGCAGCCGACGAACGGTCAGGCTCAGCAAGTGAAACGGAAGTCGGGCATTCCCTGGAAGAAGTAA